A window of Halomonas sp. GFAJ-1 contains these coding sequences:
- a CDS encoding ATP phosphoribosyltransferase, which produces MSKQLILALSKGRILDETLPLLADAGITPAEDLSKSRKLLFDTNLPDVKLVVIRATDVPTYVQLGAADLGIAGKDVLLEHGAEGLYEPLDLEIARCKLMTAGVTGQPPAHARRRVATKFVNVARRYYAQQGIQAEVIKLYGAMELAPLMNLADEIVDIVDTGNTLRANGMEPRELIAHISTRLVVNKASMTMKHDRIKPLLARLDSAVKQRQTQLTE; this is translated from the coding sequence ATGAGCAAGCAACTAATCTTAGCCCTTTCAAAGGGGCGTATTCTGGACGAAACGCTGCCGCTCTTAGCGGATGCGGGCATTACTCCCGCAGAAGATTTAAGTAAAAGTCGTAAACTGTTGTTCGATACCAACCTGCCTGATGTGAAGCTTGTGGTAATTCGCGCAACGGATGTACCTACCTATGTTCAGCTTGGTGCGGCCGATTTAGGGATTGCAGGTAAGGACGTGCTGTTAGAGCACGGCGCAGAAGGGCTTTATGAGCCTCTGGATCTTGAGATTGCGCGGTGTAAGTTGATGACTGCTGGCGTCACGGGTCAGCCTCCAGCCCACGCCCGCCGCCGAGTAGCCACCAAGTTTGTTAACGTGGCGCGCCGTTACTACGCGCAGCAGGGGATACAGGCAGAAGTCATCAAACTTTATGGCGCGATGGAATTAGCCCCGTTAATGAACTTGGCCGATGAAATCGTCGATATTGTCGATACGGGAAATACCCTGCGTGCTAATGGTATGGAGCCCCGTGAATTGATTGCCCATATCAGCACGCGCCTGGTTGTTAATAAAGCGTCCATGACGATGAAGCATGACCGAATTAAGCCATTGCTGGCCCGTTTGGACAGTGCGGTTAAGCAGCGCCAGACGCAGTTGACTGAATGA
- a CDS encoding histidinol dehydrogenase, producing MSDKSIATVARLSTADTAFHQRLDALLDWEGVSDKAVQARVEEILADVKQRGDAAVIEATNRFDRMDVQHIDQLRLSAEQLKAAFDGLPDHQRDALAVAAERIKRYHERQKPSSWQYEEADGTVLGQKVTPLDRAGIYVPGGKAAYPSSVLMNAIPAHVAGVREIVMVVPTPDGVLNNLVLAAAHLAGVDYVFTIGGAQAVAALAYGTQSVPRVDKIVGPGNIYVATAKRAVFGQVGIDMIAGPSEIMVVSDGKTDPEWLAMDLFSQAEHDEDAQSILVSWDADHLDAVEAAIERLLPTLEREDIVRASLSRRGALVLCQDQAEAVEMINRIAPEHLELSVASPEAWLDDIRHAGAIFMGRYTAEALGDYCAGPNHVLPTSGTARFSSPLGVYDFQKRSSIIHCSAEGASELGKVASVLARGESLTAHARSAEYRILE from the coding sequence ATGAGCGATAAGTCCATAGCCACAGTAGCCCGCCTCTCAACGGCTGATACGGCATTCCATCAGCGCCTTGATGCCCTGTTGGACTGGGAGGGCGTGTCTGATAAAGCAGTGCAGGCACGGGTTGAGGAGATATTGGCCGATGTTAAACAGCGCGGTGACGCGGCTGTAATTGAGGCAACGAACCGTTTTGATCGGATGGATGTGCAGCATATCGATCAGCTCCGGCTTTCTGCTGAACAGCTAAAAGCAGCCTTTGATGGGCTACCCGATCATCAGCGTGACGCGCTAGCTGTCGCCGCTGAGCGAATCAAGCGCTATCACGAGCGCCAAAAGCCCAGCTCATGGCAGTATGAAGAGGCCGATGGCACTGTATTGGGTCAAAAAGTAACGCCCCTTGATCGTGCGGGTATTTATGTGCCTGGCGGTAAAGCGGCTTACCCTTCCTCAGTATTAATGAATGCTATTCCCGCTCATGTGGCGGGGGTGCGTGAAATTGTTATGGTAGTGCCAACTCCTGATGGCGTGTTGAATAATCTGGTGTTGGCCGCTGCTCACCTAGCGGGTGTAGATTACGTTTTCACTATTGGCGGGGCTCAGGCGGTGGCTGCCCTCGCTTATGGTACTCAAAGTGTTCCACGGGTTGATAAGATTGTGGGCCCTGGCAATATCTATGTTGCAACGGCCAAGCGGGCAGTCTTTGGTCAAGTAGGTATTGATATGATTGCGGGGCCGTCGGAAATTATGGTGGTTTCTGATGGCAAAACCGATCCTGAGTGGCTGGCGATGGACCTTTTCTCCCAAGCGGAGCACGATGAAGATGCTCAGTCGATACTGGTGAGTTGGGATGCCGACCATCTTGATGCCGTAGAAGCCGCTATCGAACGTCTCCTGCCCACGCTTGAAAGAGAGGATATCGTACGGGCGTCGCTAAGCCGCCGTGGCGCGTTGGTTCTTTGCCAAGACCAAGCCGAAGCAGTTGAGATGATTAACCGTATCGCGCCGGAACACCTTGAGCTGTCAGTGGCATCACCGGAAGCTTGGCTTGATGATATTCGTCATGCAGGGGCAATTTTCATGGGACGCTATACCGCAGAAGCCCTGGGCGATTACTGTGCTGGCCCTAATCACGTGTTGCCTACCTCTGGCACCGCGCGGTTTTCATCGCCACTGGGTGTTTACGATTTTCAGAAGCGCTCATCCATTATTCACTGTTCTGCCGAGGGAGCATCGGAGCTAGGTAAGGTGGCATCGGTGTTGGCAAGGGGTGAGTCACTGACCGCTCATGCGCGGTCAGCGGAGTATCGTATTCTAGAGTGA
- a CDS encoding cell division protein BolA, giving the protein MQPNEVKALLESRIEGCDFHIQGEGCNFQVIAVGEAFEGLSPVKRQQLVYAALSDEIASGALHAISIKTFTPVQWQTAPENAQ; this is encoded by the coding sequence ATGCAACCCAATGAAGTAAAAGCACTGCTCGAATCCCGCATCGAAGGATGTGATTTTCATATCCAGGGTGAAGGCTGTAATTTTCAGGTGATTGCGGTTGGCGAAGCCTTTGAAGGTCTCTCTCCTGTTAAGCGTCAACAGCTTGTTTACGCAGCATTAAGCGATGAAATCGCTTCCGGCGCGCTTCATGCTATTAGCATCAAAACGTTTACTCCGGTGCAGTGGCAAACTGCCCCGGAGAACGCCCAATAA
- a CDS encoding toluene tolerance protein, giving the protein MQYIDKVTARWLFAVVMTMVMLLPMSAQAQTQTPEALIRENVSAFMAELEGREEYFANNLDELKALVNDSLDEVADFRYIGASVMGGYFRNATPEQRSRFANVFRQTLIDTYTRGLVTFDYDELRVLDNQRGQRHEDQASVDMEVVANNGQVYPVSYSLRLSDGEWRVVNVIVNGINLGLTFRNQFDQAMRENNRDYDAVIRGWSPEIGVDELEQGGDA; this is encoded by the coding sequence ATGCAATATATCGATAAAGTAACTGCTCGCTGGCTGTTTGCCGTTGTAATGACGATGGTCATGTTGTTGCCAATGAGTGCCCAGGCGCAGACCCAAACGCCTGAAGCGCTTATTCGTGAAAATGTCAGCGCTTTCATGGCTGAACTTGAAGGGAGAGAAGAGTACTTCGCGAATAATCTTGATGAGTTAAAAGCCTTAGTTAACGACAGCCTTGATGAAGTGGCAGACTTTCGCTACATCGGTGCCAGCGTAATGGGAGGCTATTTCCGCAATGCGACGCCAGAACAGCGTAGTCGATTCGCTAACGTCTTTCGTCAAACACTGATTGATACCTATACTCGCGGGTTAGTAACTTTTGATTACGATGAACTTCGTGTGCTGGATAACCAGCGTGGTCAGCGCCATGAAGACCAGGCTAGTGTCGATATGGAAGTTGTTGCTAATAATGGTCAGGTTTACCCGGTAAGCTACAGCCTGCGGCTTTCCGATGGTGAATGGCGTGTAGTGAACGTGATCGTTAACGGCATTAATCTGGGCTTAACGTTCCGTAATCAGTTTGATCAAGCCATGCGCGAAAATAATCGCGACTACGATGCGGTTATTCGCGGGTGGTCCCCTGAGATTGGGGTTGACGAGCTAGAGCAGGGGGGCGATGCGTGA
- a CDS encoding outer membrane lipid asymmetry maintenance protein MlaD — translation MKRTKTMEFGVGLFMLAGILGLVFLGLRVSGLTLSAPSETFRLEANFSNIGGLRPRARVTMAGVTVGRVEAIELDTEWYDARVVLSLNSDLEGQLSRDTTAAILTAGLLGEQYIGLSVGGDPDVLQDGDTIRDTQSALVLEELIQQFISNMVSN, via the coding sequence ATGAAGCGCACTAAAACCATGGAGTTTGGCGTTGGCCTCTTTATGCTGGCAGGTATTTTGGGGCTTGTGTTTCTGGGCTTGCGAGTCAGCGGGCTTACGCTTTCAGCTCCTTCCGAGACATTTCGGCTTGAGGCCAACTTTTCCAACATAGGTGGCTTAAGGCCCCGTGCCCGCGTCACCATGGCGGGGGTAACCGTTGGACGGGTTGAGGCTATTGAGCTGGATACTGAGTGGTACGATGCCCGCGTTGTGTTAAGCCTAAATAGCGATTTGGAAGGCCAGCTATCCCGGGACACTACGGCAGCCATTCTAACCGCTGGCCTGCTAGGTGAGCAGTATATAGGGCTAAGTGTTGGGGGAGATCCTGATGTTTTGCAAGACGGTGACACTATCCGCGACACCCAGTCTGCATTGGTATTAGAAGAACTAATCCAGCAATTTATATCCAATATGGTTAGCAACTAA
- a CDS encoding ABC transporter ATP-binding protein (ABC transporter maintaining outer membrane lipid asymmetry), protein MTDVPFIEIEDLYFSRGDLDIFRGINMTILRGKVTAIMGPSGTGKTTLLKLIGGQLTPDRGRILIDGQDVHRLSRKALFALRKRMGMLFQSGALFSDLDVFENVAFPLRVHTDLPDAMIRDLVLLKLQAVGLRGARQLTPAELSGGMARRVALARAVALDPELILYDEPFVGQDPISMGVLVQLIKRLNQALALTSVVVSHDIKETLSIADYLYLIADGQVVAHGTPKTLDTNQDPRVSQFIHGEPDGPVPFHYPAESFYRDILGQASVTRAG, encoded by the coding sequence ATGACAGATGTTCCCTTCATAGAAATTGAAGATTTGTACTTCTCTCGGGGCGATCTCGATATTTTTCGGGGGATCAACATGACGATCCTGCGGGGGAAGGTGACGGCTATCATGGGGCCAAGTGGCACGGGTAAAACAACGCTGCTTAAGCTTATTGGCGGCCAGCTGACGCCAGACCGGGGTCGAATTTTGATTGATGGTCAGGATGTCCATCGTTTGTCACGCAAGGCCCTGTTCGCGCTGCGTAAACGGATGGGCATGCTATTTCAAAGTGGCGCGCTTTTTTCTGATCTTGATGTGTTTGAAAACGTTGCGTTTCCTCTGCGGGTTCATACGGACTTACCTGATGCGATGATTCGTGACCTTGTGCTGCTTAAGCTTCAGGCCGTTGGGCTTCGCGGTGCTCGTCAGCTAACGCCCGCAGAACTTTCGGGCGGTATGGCGCGTCGCGTGGCGCTGGCGCGGGCGGTGGCGCTAGACCCAGAGTTAATCCTCTATGACGAACCGTTTGTAGGACAAGACCCCATTTCCATGGGCGTTTTAGTGCAGCTAATCAAGCGGCTAAATCAGGCGTTAGCGCTCACGTCGGTGGTCGTTTCTCACGACATAAAAGAGACGCTGAGCATTGCCGATTACCTATACTTGATTGCCGATGGTCAGGTCGTTGCCCATGGCACCCCCAAAACGTTGGATACTAACCAGGATCCGCGAGTTAGTCAGTTTATTCACGGCGAACCCGATGGGCCTGTGCCGTTTCATTATCCCGCTGAGAGTTTCTATCGCGATATTCTTGGGCAAGCTTCGGTCACAAGGGCAGGATAA
- a CDS encoding anti-anti-sigma factor has product MTLLLSQPSVSLEVQGRTLKVSGDVDVSAAAELAAAGVKWLKASGLDEAAFDFTAVSMASSVAISVLFEWMRTCSRQKIAIESIVLSAPLMRLASLAELDELIAHPSAALSA; this is encoded by the coding sequence GTGACGCTGCTACTGTCACAGCCCAGCGTTTCCCTTGAAGTACAGGGGCGAACGCTTAAGGTAAGTGGAGATGTAGATGTAAGCGCAGCGGCCGAGTTGGCCGCTGCGGGCGTGAAATGGCTGAAAGCCAGTGGCTTGGACGAAGCAGCTTTTGACTTTACCGCTGTTTCAATGGCCAGCAGCGTCGCTATCAGCGTTCTCTTTGAGTGGATGCGAACCTGTAGCCGTCAAAAAATTGCCATCGAATCCATTGTACTGTCGGCACCTCTGATGCGGCTCGCATCGTTAGCAGAGCTTGATGAACTGATTGCACACCCAAGTGCGGCGCTAAGCGCGTAG
- a CDS encoding ABC transporter permease gives MQSKLKQGTAHIARLGRKGCDAMEALGRAGVFLAQSAVGIPSREGWGLWLKQVHFVGVLSLAIVLVSGLFIGMVLALQGYTILVDFGAEQALGQMVALSLLRELAPVVAALLFAGRAGSALTAEIGLMKATEQLTSMEMIGVDPLRRVVAPRLWAGFVALPILTVGFSVVGIWGGYLVGVEWLGVFEGSYWGNMQASVSFINDIGNGMIKSMVFAVVVTWIAVFQGYDLIPTSEGISRATTRTVVYSSLAVLGLDFVLTAVMFGGL, from the coding sequence ATGCAGTCAAAACTCAAGCAAGGCACCGCTCATATTGCCCGTTTAGGTCGTAAAGGGTGTGATGCTATGGAAGCGCTGGGCCGAGCAGGCGTTTTTCTAGCGCAGTCTGCTGTGGGCATCCCGTCCCGGGAGGGGTGGGGGTTATGGCTTAAGCAGGTGCATTTCGTCGGTGTTCTATCGCTTGCCATTGTGTTGGTGTCGGGCCTGTTTATCGGTATGGTGCTGGCGCTACAGGGCTATACCATCCTGGTCGATTTTGGGGCTGAGCAGGCGTTAGGGCAGATGGTGGCGCTTTCGCTATTACGTGAGTTAGCACCTGTAGTAGCTGCATTGCTATTTGCTGGGCGGGCTGGGTCTGCATTGACGGCTGAAATAGGGCTAATGAAAGCAACCGAGCAGTTGACCAGTATGGAGATGATAGGCGTCGATCCACTGCGCCGTGTAGTGGCGCCGCGACTCTGGGCGGGCTTTGTAGCGCTGCCCATTCTCACCGTTGGGTTTAGCGTGGTGGGAATTTGGGGTGGCTATCTGGTAGGGGTTGAATGGCTGGGCGTCTTTGAAGGCTCATACTGGGGCAATATGCAGGCCAGCGTGTCATTTATAAATGACATTGGTAACGGCATGATCAAAAGTATGGTTTTTGCCGTGGTCGTAACCTGGATTGCGGTGTTCCAAGGTTATGATCTTATACCTACTTCTGAAGGTATTTCCCGTGCCACTACGCGCACCGTTGTGTATTCATCGCTAGCCGTCTTGGGGCTTGATTTTGTACTAACCGCCGTCATGTTCGGCGGCCTTTAA
- a CDS encoding UDP-N-acetylglucosamine 1-carboxyvinyltransferase, with protein MDKLLITGNGSVDGEVWASGAKNAALPILCASLLANGPVVIGNLPHLQDITTTLELLGRMGVEPVMGEKLSIQLDGSQVTQCHAPYELVKKMRASILVLGPLLAHFGKADVSLPGGCAIGSRPVDLHIRGLEAMGAEIHVESGYIRATVDGRLKGATIYFDTVTVTGTENLLMAATLAEGKTVLENAAREPEIVDLAECLIKMGANIRGHGSDTIVIEGVESLHGCEHDVMPDRIETGTFLVAAAMTGGRVKVKRTRADILEAVLAKLEEAGAEITTGDDWIALDMHGKRPKPVNIRTAPYPAFPTDMQAQFVAMNAVAEGDSRVVETIFENRFMHVQELNRMGANIVLEGNAALIKGVDKLSGAPVMATDLRASASLVIAAMMAEGETLVDRIYHIDRGYECIEEKLQLLGAKIRRIPG; from the coding sequence ATGGATAAATTACTTATTACCGGAAACGGTTCGGTTGACGGTGAAGTGTGGGCAAGCGGTGCTAAAAACGCGGCATTACCAATTTTATGCGCTAGCTTGCTTGCTAATGGCCCCGTGGTCATTGGTAACTTGCCTCACCTTCAAGATATTACCACGACGCTAGAGCTGCTCGGGCGCATGGGCGTTGAGCCAGTAATGGGCGAGAAGCTCAGTATTCAGCTAGACGGCTCTCAAGTTACTCAGTGTCATGCGCCTTATGAGCTTGTTAAGAAAATGCGAGCGTCTATTTTGGTGCTGGGTCCATTGCTTGCGCATTTTGGTAAAGCAGATGTGTCACTGCCTGGCGGCTGTGCTATTGGTTCACGTCCGGTTGACCTGCATATCCGCGGTTTGGAAGCCATGGGCGCTGAGATTCATGTCGAAAGCGGCTACATTCGTGCCACTGTAGATGGCCGTTTAAAAGGTGCCACCATTTACTTCGACACAGTAACGGTAACCGGTACTGAAAATCTATTGATGGCCGCGACCCTTGCTGAGGGTAAAACCGTTCTAGAAAATGCGGCACGCGAACCTGAAATAGTGGATCTTGCCGAATGCTTGATCAAGATGGGCGCTAACATTCGCGGCCATGGCTCCGATACGATCGTCATTGAAGGTGTTGAGTCGCTGCATGGCTGCGAGCATGACGTAATGCCTGACCGTATCGAAACCGGCACCTTTTTAGTCGCGGCAGCGATGACGGGTGGCCGAGTTAAAGTAAAGCGTACCCGGGCGGATATTCTGGAAGCAGTGCTCGCCAAGCTCGAAGAGGCCGGTGCTGAAATAACCACGGGCGATGACTGGATTGCCTTGGATATGCATGGCAAACGTCCTAAGCCGGTCAATATTCGGACAGCGCCTTACCCAGCGTTTCCTACCGATATGCAGGCGCAGTTTGTGGCTATGAATGCGGTGGCTGAGGGGGACTCTCGGGTAGTGGAGACTATCTTCGAAAACCGCTTTATGCACGTGCAGGAGCTGAACCGCATGGGGGCTAATATTGTGCTGGAAGGTAATGCGGCCCTTATCAAAGGCGTCGATAAACTTTCAGGTGCCCCGGTAATGGCGACAGATCTCCGCGCCTCAGCATCGCTAGTAATTGCAGCTATGATGGCGGAAGGCGAAACGCTCGTTGACCGCATCTATCATATTGATCGTGGTTACGAGTGCATTGAAGAAAAATTACAGCTGCTGGGTGCGAAAATTCGCCGCATACCCGGCTAA